A single window of Archangium gephyra DNA harbors:
- a CDS encoding citrate synthase: MAKETLTITDNRTGKTYEVPIENGCIRTNALRQIKVSEEDFGLMGYDPAFLNTANCKSAITFIDGDKGILEYRGYPIEQLAEKSSFIEVAYLLLNGELPTPKQLEEFNYLVTHHTYVHENIKTFMDGYRYDAHPMSMLSSTVAALSGFYPDAKNTKDERSRRIQMTRLIAKMPTIAAFSYRHSMGLPYVYPDNDLSYVGNFLAMIRKIGTTTYKVHPTLEKALDVLFILHADHEQNCSTTSVRTVGSSEVDPYSAVAAGIGALYGPLHGGANEAVLRMLREIGHVSKVPDFIKAVKTGEGEKKLMGFGHRVYKSYDPRAKVIKRVADEVFEVTGKNPLLEIAVELEKIALQDEYFVKRKLSPNVDFYSGLIYEAMGFPVEMFPVLFAIPRTVGWVTQWEEMVKDSEQKIARPRQIYTGSKRRDYVAMKDRK, encoded by the coding sequence ATGGCAAAGGAAACGCTGACGATCACGGACAACCGGACCGGGAAGACGTACGAGGTCCCGATCGAGAACGGCTGCATTCGCACCAACGCTCTGCGGCAGATCAAGGTCTCGGAGGAAGACTTTGGCCTGATGGGTTACGACCCGGCGTTCCTGAACACGGCCAACTGCAAGAGCGCCATCACCTTCATCGACGGTGACAAGGGCATCCTCGAGTACCGGGGCTACCCCATCGAGCAGCTCGCGGAGAAGTCCTCGTTCATCGAGGTGGCCTACCTCCTGCTCAACGGCGAGCTCCCGACGCCCAAGCAGCTCGAGGAGTTCAACTACCTCGTCACGCACCACACGTACGTGCACGAGAACATCAAGACGTTCATGGACGGGTACCGCTACGACGCGCACCCCATGTCCATGCTGTCCTCCACGGTGGCGGCGCTCTCGGGCTTCTACCCGGACGCGAAGAACACCAAGGACGAGCGCAGCCGCCGCATCCAGATGACGCGGCTCATCGCGAAGATGCCCACCATCGCGGCGTTCTCCTACCGCCACAGCATGGGCCTGCCGTACGTCTACCCGGACAACGATCTGTCCTACGTGGGCAACTTCCTGGCGATGATCCGGAAGATCGGCACCACGACGTACAAGGTCCACCCGACGCTGGAGAAGGCGCTGGACGTGCTCTTCATCCTGCACGCCGACCACGAGCAGAACTGCTCGACGACGTCGGTGCGCACGGTGGGCTCCTCCGAGGTGGATCCCTACTCGGCGGTGGCGGCGGGCATCGGGGCGCTCTACGGCCCGCTGCACGGCGGCGCCAACGAGGCCGTGCTGCGCATGCTGCGCGAGATCGGCCACGTGTCGAAGGTGCCGGACTTCATCAAGGCGGTGAAGACGGGCGAGGGTGAGAAGAAGCTGATGGGCTTCGGTCACCGCGTGTACAAGTCCTACGATCCGCGCGCCAAGGTCATCAAGCGCGTGGCGGACGAGGTCTTCGAGGTGACGGGCAAGAACCCGCTGCTCGAGATCGCCGTGGAGCTGGAGAAGATCGCGCTGCAGGACGAGTACTTCGTGAAGCGCAAGCTGTCCCCGAACGTGGACTTCTACTCGGGCCTCATCTACGAGGCGATGGGCTTCCCGGTGGAGATGTTCCCGGTCCTCTTCGCCATTCCGCGCACGGTGGGTTGGGTGACGCAGTGGGAGGAGATGGTGAAGGACTCGGAGCAGAAGATCGCGCGTCCGCGTCAGATCTACACGGGCTCCAAGCGCCGCGACTACGTGGCGATGAAGGACCGCAAGTAG
- a CDS encoding 3-phosphoshikimate 1-carboxyvinyltransferase, whose amino-acid sequence MSQMHVDPSQLTPAVLTPPISKSDAQRALVLAHLTGAWPLPVLQEEPEHYLPADVHVLTRGIHTLRQPSGTVRDVDCADGGAPFRIFVTQAAVTPGTHVRVTGTPRLGERPHGPLFESLREALGPSGLVLKEGNPWPVEIKAADRTGEPVFRVPGAQSSQYASSLLLGCAALYLRERHPWRVEIIGPLTSAGYLELTVSWLRRFGFSVQEQEGRFEVTGYRAPERTPAMPGDWSSLGYLLLIAWRTGGSVERADLDSAHPDQALVRLVERAGLKAVPGAGTNTLRMTGTARDGLVASGTECPDLLPTLAALACVLPRPSTLTDVGVLRLKESDRLEGIRTLVSAFGGNTHLEGETLTIHPPTSHPPRFSMDSRGDHRLAMVAATLSVLSGVPLSLTGPECVEKSFPGFWRQLERTGVRLTS is encoded by the coding sequence ATGAGTCAGATGCACGTCGATCCGAGCCAGCTCACTCCGGCGGTCCTCACGCCGCCCATCTCCAAGTCGGACGCGCAGCGGGCGCTGGTGCTCGCGCACCTCACGGGCGCGTGGCCCCTGCCCGTGCTCCAGGAGGAGCCCGAGCACTACCTGCCCGCGGACGTGCACGTGCTGACCCGGGGCATCCATACCCTGCGCCAGCCGTCCGGCACCGTGCGGGACGTGGACTGCGCGGATGGCGGAGCCCCCTTCCGCATCTTCGTCACCCAGGCCGCGGTGACGCCGGGCACGCACGTGCGCGTGACGGGGACGCCCCGGCTCGGCGAGCGGCCCCATGGCCCCCTCTTCGAGTCCCTGCGCGAGGCACTCGGCCCCTCGGGGCTGGTGCTCAAGGAGGGCAACCCCTGGCCGGTGGAGATCAAGGCGGCCGATCGCACGGGAGAGCCCGTCTTCCGCGTCCCGGGAGCGCAGAGCAGCCAGTACGCCTCCAGCCTGCTGCTGGGCTGCGCGGCCCTGTACCTGCGCGAGCGCCACCCGTGGCGGGTGGAGATCATCGGCCCGCTGACGAGCGCGGGCTACCTGGAGCTCACCGTCTCCTGGCTGCGCCGCTTCGGCTTCTCCGTGCAGGAGCAGGAGGGCCGCTTCGAGGTGACGGGTTACCGGGCCCCCGAGCGCACCCCGGCGATGCCGGGCGACTGGTCCTCCCTGGGCTACCTGCTGCTCATCGCCTGGCGCACCGGAGGGAGCGTGGAGCGGGCGGACCTCGACAGCGCCCACCCGGATCAGGCGCTGGTGCGGCTGGTGGAGCGCGCGGGCCTGAAGGCGGTTCCCGGCGCCGGCACCAACACCCTGCGGATGACGGGGACGGCCCGGGACGGGCTGGTGGCCTCGGGGACGGAGTGCCCGGACCTGCTGCCCACCCTGGCCGCGCTGGCATGTGTGCTGCCGCGCCCCTCCACCCTCACCGACGTGGGGGTGCTGCGCCTCAAGGAGAGCGACCGGCTGGAGGGAATCCGCACGCTGGTGTCCGCTTTTGGAGGAAACACCCACCTGGAGGGCGAGACGCTGACAATCCACCCTCCTACCTCCCATCCGCCGCGCTTCTCCATGGACAGCCGGGGAGATCACCGCCTGGCCATGGTCGCGGCTACTCTCTCTGTTCTATCCGGTGTGCCTCTCTCCCTCACCGGACCTGAATGCGTGGAGAAGAGCTTCCCGGGCTTCTGGCGGCAGTTGGAGCGCACAGGAGTTCGTCTGACGTCTTGA
- a CDS encoding 3-dehydroquinate synthase codes for MIQLSPGAYRHATDRWGSFKRLCATLPEGSFAVVDRRVARLHPTLIPALKARKPHTIVQLAGGESAKTFEALEQLMAAGLSMPRSGTLVAIGGGTIGDVSTVAAHLLKRGVRLVQVPTTLLAAVDSSLGGKGAVDMTVRGRVVKNPVGVFHYADEAWLCPEFYASLSDTQIREGALEAWKMVASLDEELFRAYTRRAPALERMVKDARRLKESVCAQDPYEQQGLRRVLNFGHTFGHVLESVSHFELSHGDAVGLGMLCALDVGRAMGVTPRTWLGRWRTRCTRGRECSAGSGRRTC; via the coding sequence ATGATCCAGCTCTCTCCTGGCGCCTACCGTCACGCCACCGACCGGTGGGGCTCCTTCAAGCGTCTGTGCGCCACCCTTCCCGAGGGCAGCTTCGCCGTCGTGGATCGCCGGGTGGCCCGTCTGCACCCCACCCTGATTCCGGCCCTCAAGGCGCGCAAGCCCCACACCATCGTGCAGCTCGCCGGCGGTGAGAGCGCGAAGACCTTCGAGGCCCTGGAGCAGTTGATGGCCGCGGGCCTGTCGATGCCGCGCTCGGGCACGCTGGTCGCCATCGGTGGAGGCACCATCGGCGACGTGTCCACGGTGGCCGCGCACCTGCTGAAGCGGGGCGTGCGGCTGGTGCAGGTGCCCACCACGCTGCTGGCGGCGGTGGACAGCAGCCTGGGCGGCAAGGGCGCGGTGGACATGACCGTGCGCGGGCGCGTGGTGAAGAACCCGGTGGGCGTCTTCCACTACGCCGACGAGGCGTGGCTGTGCCCCGAGTTCTACGCGAGCCTCTCGGACACCCAGATCCGCGAGGGCGCGCTCGAGGCCTGGAAGATGGTGGCGAGCCTCGACGAGGAGCTCTTCCGCGCGTACACGCGCCGGGCGCCCGCGCTGGAGCGGATGGTGAAGGACGCGCGGCGTCTCAAGGAGTCCGTCTGCGCGCAGGACCCGTACGAGCAGCAGGGCCTGCGGCGGGTGCTCAACTTCGGCCACACCTTCGGCCACGTGCTGGAGAGCGTCTCGCACTTCGAGCTGTCGCACGGGGACGCGGTGGGCCTGGGCATGCTGTGCGCGCTGGACGTGGGGCGCGCCATGGGAGTCACCCCGAGGACGTGGCTTGGAAGGTGGAGGACGCGCTGCACCAGGGGCCGGGAGTGCTCGGCCGGGAGCGGACGGCGGACCTGCTGA
- the aroC gene encoding chorismate synthase: protein MNTIGTLFRLTTFGESHGPALGSIIDGCPAGIPLERELIQTALDRRRPGQSALVTARAEPDQVEILSGVFEGKTLGTPIAAIVRNTNQRSGDYEKLKSEDRPGHADAVWRERFKHRDHRGGGRTSGRETLCRVIGGAVAEAYLAQAFPGVRTVAWVSQVGNLVSAIPEPGLTRAMVDAHPTRCPDPVAREEMSKRILAAKEAGDSLGGCIDIRVDGLPVGLGEPIFGKMKALFALALGSVGAVTGVVWGPPDLLARIEQPGSVFHSQKDTYGGIQGGLANGEPVALRVFFKPPATLADHAKGGRHDPCIMPRAVPVLESMVSLVLADLVLQLNARPHSA, encoded by the coding sequence ATGAATACGATTGGTACCCTCTTCCGCCTCACCACCTTCGGCGAGAGCCACGGCCCCGCGCTCGGCTCCATCATCGATGGCTGTCCGGCGGGCATTCCCCTCGAGCGGGAGCTCATCCAGACCGCCCTGGATCGCCGCCGTCCCGGCCAGTCCGCGCTCGTCACCGCGCGCGCCGAGCCAGATCAGGTGGAGATCCTCTCCGGTGTCTTCGAGGGCAAGACGCTCGGCACGCCCATCGCGGCCATCGTGCGCAACACGAACCAGCGCTCCGGGGACTACGAGAAGCTCAAGTCCGAGGACCGTCCTGGCCACGCCGATGCCGTCTGGCGCGAGCGCTTCAAGCACCGTGACCATCGGGGCGGCGGGCGCACCAGCGGCCGTGAGACGCTCTGCCGTGTCATCGGAGGCGCCGTCGCCGAGGCCTACCTGGCCCAGGCCTTCCCCGGAGTGCGCACCGTGGCCTGGGTGTCGCAGGTGGGCAACCTGGTGTCCGCCATTCCCGAGCCTGGCCTCACCCGCGCGATGGTGGATGCCCACCCGACGCGCTGCCCGGATCCCGTGGCCCGCGAGGAGATGTCCAAGCGGATCCTCGCCGCCAAGGAGGCCGGAGACAGCCTCGGGGGCTGCATCGACATCCGCGTCGACGGCCTTCCCGTGGGCCTCGGCGAGCCCATCTTCGGCAAGATGAAGGCACTGTTCGCGCTCGCGCTGGGCAGTGTGGGCGCCGTCACCGGCGTCGTCTGGGGCCCGCCGGATCTGCTCGCGCGCATCGAACAGCCCGGCAGCGTCTTCCACTCCCAGAAGGACACCTACGGCGGTATCCAGGGTGGCCTGGCCAATGGCGAGCCCGTCGCCCTGCGCGTCTTCTTCAAGCCTCCAGCCACGCTCGCGGACCACGCGAAGGGCGGGCGACATGATCCCTGCATCATGCCGCGCGCCGTGCCCGTGCTGGAGTCCATGGTCTCGCTCGTGCTGGCGGACCTCGTCCTTCAACTCAACGCCCGGCCCCACTCCGCATGA
- a CDS encoding shikimate dehydrogenase, whose amino-acid sequence MTPARRVVTLPPSLRGPEALRFAADARSRGAEVLEVRTDLHPADAVDASALAGLLELLVSERGTPLPPAWVAAARWVDRDVVHAGDLAAPAGKLLASHHAERPLSTEEALRLWDVALPAGSLVKHIEPLGVESRERISVLLETQARLRARFGEERVTVLAMGPTALPVRAVLARRNVLDYVAVGGDWKAAPGQRLLADATREARHPHPVPLPEGEGKSGRLAILGTSIVHSRSPRIHRQPFDRIDIPEDAPVEALVDALLPHYRGFAVTSPFKMRLARHTGSPLDAINTLVRRRDRWESFNTDTAGARSVLERLGARDMFVLGDGGASAAIRVVGTEMGCQLRFLRRAEISGPLSGSGIWTWPDRITPPDTLRFEGARIAVIAYGAPARRIATEITRRGGTPLLLGAAWFIAQARQQRALWETAS is encoded by the coding sequence ATGACGCCGGCCCGCCGCGTCGTCACCCTCCCCCCGAGCCTCCGCGGCCCCGAGGCCCTGCGCTTCGCCGCCGATGCCCGGAGCCGGGGAGCGGAGGTGCTGGAGGTGCGCACGGATCTGCACCCCGCCGACGCGGTGGATGCCTCGGCGCTCGCGGGCCTCCTGGAGCTGCTCGTGTCCGAGCGTGGGACGCCCCTGCCTCCCGCGTGGGTGGCCGCCGCCCGGTGGGTGGATCGGGATGTCGTTCACGCCGGGGACCTCGCGGCTCCGGCCGGGAAGCTGCTGGCCTCGCATCATGCCGAGCGGCCCCTGTCCACCGAGGAGGCCCTTCGTCTGTGGGACGTGGCGCTTCCTGCTGGCTCGCTGGTGAAGCACATCGAGCCGCTCGGGGTGGAGTCGCGGGAGCGGATCTCCGTGCTGCTGGAGACCCAGGCCCGGCTGCGCGCCCGTTTCGGAGAGGAGCGCGTGACGGTGCTCGCGATGGGACCCACGGCGCTTCCCGTGCGCGCCGTGCTCGCCCGGCGCAATGTGCTCGATTACGTCGCCGTGGGCGGTGACTGGAAGGCCGCTCCGGGACAGCGGTTGCTCGCGGATGCAACCCGAGAGGCGAGACACCCTCACCCCGTCCCTCTCCCGGAGGGCGAGGGGAAATCGGGCAGGTTGGCGATCCTGGGGACCTCGATCGTGCACTCGCGATCGCCTCGCATCCACCGCCAGCCCTTCGATCGCATCGACATCCCCGAGGACGCCCCCGTCGAGGCCCTCGTCGACGCTCTCCTCCCTCATTACCGCGGCTTCGCCGTCACCAGCCCCTTCAAGATGCGCCTCGCCCGGCACACCGGCTCGCCGCTCGACGCCATCAACACCCTCGTCCGCCGCCGCGACCGCTGGGAATCCTTCAACACCGATACCGCTGGCGCTCGCAGCGTCCTCGAGCGGCTCGGGGCCAGGGACATGTTCGTCCTCGGTGACGGGGGCGCCAGTGCCGCCATCCGCGTCGTGGGCACCGAGATGGGCTGTCAGCTCCGCTTCCTGCGCCGCGCGGAGATCTCCGGACCCCTCTCCGGCTCCGGCATCTGGACCTGGCCGGATCGCATCACCCCACCCGACACCCTGCGCTTCGAGGGTGCCCGCATCGCCGTCATCGCCTACGGAGCCCCGGCGCGCCGCATCGCCACGGAAATCACCCGCCGCGGGGGGACTCCGCTGCTCCTCGGCGCGGCCTGGTTCATCGCCCAGGCCCGACAGCAGCGCGCCCTCTGGGAGACCGCTTCATGA
- a CDS encoding shikimate kinase — protein MSGLSAEQKHQLVQRILGAVDPRLAPALREELARPGPPLLPTPGQTVAIAGHRSAGKTRLLPLVSALLGKQGLDLDVELERRSGRSLRDWVAQDTNGFREAERGLFLELPRGSVVALGGGFLSHHPEALQSCYTLLVPISFETYRERLLADKTRPRLRPGMTLEEELHSIYHQRQVLHAAVPTVSLADFLRAFASSGSPS, from the coding sequence ATGTCGGGACTGTCCGCTGAGCAGAAGCACCAGCTCGTCCAGCGCATCCTCGGAGCCGTGGATCCCCGGCTCGCGCCTGCGCTGAGGGAAGAGCTTGCCCGGCCCGGTCCCCCGCTCCTGCCCACGCCCGGGCAGACGGTGGCCATCGCCGGGCATCGCTCCGCGGGCAAGACGCGCCTGCTGCCCCTGGTGAGCGCCCTGCTGGGCAAGCAGGGGCTGGACCTGGATGTCGAGCTCGAGCGCCGCTCGGGCCGGAGTCTCCGGGATTGGGTGGCGCAGGACACCAACGGCTTCCGCGAGGCGGAGCGCGGCCTGTTCCTGGAGCTGCCTCGCGGCTCCGTGGTGGCCCTGGGCGGAGGCTTCCTCTCGCACCATCCGGAAGCGCTTCAGTCCTGCTACACCCTGCTCGTGCCCATCTCCTTCGAGACGTACCGCGAGCGGCTCCTCGCCGACAAGACGCGCCCCCGGCTGCGTCCCGGGATGACTCTGGAGGAGGAGCTTCACTCCATCTACCACCAGCGCCAGGTGCTCCACGCGGCCGTGCCCACCGTGAGCCTCGCCGACTTCCTGCGCGCCTTCGCGTCCTCCGGGAGCCCGTCATGA
- the ubiE gene encoding bifunctional demethylmenaquinone methyltransferase/2-methoxy-6-polyprenyl-1,4-benzoquinol methylase UbiE codes for MSTEVRQMFSSIATRYDVTNEVLSFGIHRLWRRAAVRLSGAREGNAVLDCATGTGDLALAFKRTVGASGRVMGTDFCKEMLDNAPAKAAREGLQVEFQVADAMALPFADNTFDVASIAFGIRNVDDPVKCLKEMARVVRPGGRVVVLEFGQPTGLFGGLFRLYSKVIMPAIGGLLTGNRAAYEYLPRTSAAFPAGEKFLSLMEQADSYKERLAHPMMFGTSYVYVGTVR; via the coding sequence ATGAGCACCGAAGTCCGGCAGATGTTCTCCTCCATCGCCACGCGGTACGACGTGACGAACGAGGTCCTCTCCTTTGGTATCCACCGGCTGTGGCGGCGCGCGGCCGTGCGGCTCAGCGGTGCCCGGGAGGGCAACGCCGTCCTCGACTGCGCCACCGGCACCGGAGACCTGGCGCTGGCCTTCAAGCGCACGGTGGGCGCCTCGGGCCGGGTGATGGGCACCGACTTCTGCAAGGAGATGCTGGACAACGCTCCAGCCAAGGCCGCCCGCGAGGGGCTCCAGGTGGAGTTCCAGGTGGCCGATGCCATGGCGCTGCCCTTCGCGGACAACACCTTCGACGTGGCCTCCATCGCCTTCGGCATCCGCAACGTGGATGACCCGGTGAAGTGCCTCAAGGAGATGGCCCGGGTGGTGCGCCCTGGCGGCCGCGTGGTGGTGCTCGAGTTCGGCCAGCCCACGGGTCTCTTCGGAGGCCTGTTCCGCCTCTACAGCAAGGTGATCATGCCCGCCATCGGCGGCCTGCTCACCGGCAACCGGGCGGCCTATGAGTACCTCCCTCGGACCTCCGCCGCTTTCCCGGCGGGTGAGAAGTTCCTCTCACTGATGGAGCAAGCCGACTCCTACAAAGAAAGGTTGGCCCATCCGATGATGTTCGGGACATCTTACGTCTATGTCGGGACTGTCCGCTGA
- the aroF gene encoding 3-deoxy-7-phosphoheptulonate synthase: MSGKPGEQGGGPPREGTPRVARAWKPQGTRVRVGQVELGGPGFVVMAGPCAVEGMEQTEHTASAVAAAGAHILRGGVFKPRTSPYSFQGMGEPGLRVLAEAARKVGLPIVSEVMESTQLPLMEDYVDVLQVGARNMQNFPLLRALGKMRKPVLLKRGLAATFQEWLLAAEYVLDGGNEQVILCERGIRTFETATRNTLDLAAVALAKQRTHLPVIVDPSHATGEPDLIQPMALAAAAAGADGLMIEVHPRPEQALCDGQQALTPERFQHLMRRLPGVLAAVDRHLWQPELPAQVAGAR; this comes from the coding sequence GTGAGCGGCAAGCCAGGTGAGCAGGGCGGAGGTCCGCCCCGAGAAGGTACGCCCCGGGTCGCCCGGGCCTGGAAGCCTCAGGGCACGCGTGTCCGTGTAGGACAAGTGGAGCTGGGCGGCCCTGGTTTCGTGGTGATGGCCGGTCCCTGTGCCGTGGAAGGTATGGAGCAGACCGAGCACACCGCCTCCGCCGTGGCCGCCGCCGGTGCCCACATCCTTCGCGGTGGGGTATTCAAACCTCGCACCAGCCCCTACTCCTTCCAGGGCATGGGAGAGCCCGGCCTGCGCGTGCTGGCCGAGGCGGCGCGCAAGGTGGGGCTGCCCATCGTCAGCGAGGTGATGGAGTCCACGCAGCTGCCGCTGATGGAGGACTACGTGGATGTCCTCCAGGTGGGCGCGCGCAACATGCAGAACTTCCCGCTGCTGCGGGCGCTGGGGAAGATGCGCAAGCCGGTGCTGCTCAAGCGGGGCCTGGCGGCCACCTTCCAGGAGTGGCTGCTGGCGGCCGAGTACGTGCTCGACGGGGGCAACGAGCAGGTCATCCTCTGTGAGCGCGGCATCCGCACCTTCGAGACGGCCACGCGCAACACATTGGATCTGGCGGCGGTGGCGTTGGCCAAGCAGCGCACGCACCTGCCGGTCATCGTGGATCCGTCGCACGCCACGGGCGAGCCGGACCTCATCCAGCCCATGGCGCTGGCGGCGGCGGCGGCCGGGGCGGACGGGCTGATGATCGAGGTGCATCCGCGGCCCGAGCAGGCCCTGTGTGACGGGCAGCAGGCCCTGACGCCGGAGCGCTTCCAACACTTGATGAGGCGGCTGCCGGGTGTGCTGGCCGCCGTGGATCGTCACCTCTGGCAGCCGGAGCTCCCGGCCCAGGTCGCGGGGGCTCGATGA
- the menD gene encoding 2-succinyl-5-enolpyruvyl-6-hydroxy-3-cyclohexene-1-carboxylic-acid synthase, producing MSDANLNQLWARALVEELVRGGVRHAVVCPGSRSSPLALACARTEGMRAWSVIDERSAGFFALGLAKQSRAPVVLVATSGTAGAHFYPAVIEAAMSQVPLVVLTADRPLELQGWGAPQTVPQARFFGDFARLYADVGLPEADDAALVHLRATVARAVSVASRAPRGAVQLNVPFREPLAPTPGSFDAKHLSSLAREGRPGAPLTRIVPPARQPDARVLEEIRARVAATERGVIVCGPRDENDGFAEAIASLAEATGYPVLAEATSQARYGGGPATVSLYDAMLRHEPFARAHRPELVLRFGGGLTPKGPQAWIDGSGAEIVVFSDEGGLFDPAHRASRVVEGSSVVACEALSQGLSRGLGPWARSFLWAEQWTRAALESAFSEDPALTEMRIAHDVVSAMPDGANLFVSSSMPIRDVDAFAPSMGRGLRVLANRGANGIDGIVSSALGVAAASGRPTVLLTGDLAFLHDVGGLLTARRSGVPLTVVVVNNDGGGIFSFLPIAQAEGVKSHYEPLWGTPHGVDLSHAAALYQARFRRPDSPASLRSAVAEGLKGGVHLIEVKVAERARNVDLHRQLFARMAAALGEGPWL from the coding sequence ATGTCTGACGCCAACCTGAATCAACTGTGGGCGCGGGCATTGGTGGAGGAGTTGGTTCGGGGAGGCGTGAGGCACGCGGTGGTGTGCCCGGGTTCACGCTCCTCGCCCCTGGCGCTGGCGTGTGCCCGGACGGAGGGGATGCGCGCCTGGTCCGTCATCGACGAGCGCAGCGCCGGTTTCTTCGCGCTGGGGCTGGCCAAGCAGTCGCGGGCGCCGGTGGTGCTGGTGGCCACGAGTGGCACGGCGGGCGCGCACTTCTACCCGGCGGTCATCGAGGCGGCCATGTCGCAGGTGCCGCTGGTGGTGCTGACGGCGGACCGGCCCCTGGAGCTCCAGGGCTGGGGCGCGCCGCAGACGGTGCCGCAGGCGCGCTTCTTCGGAGACTTCGCGCGGCTGTACGCGGACGTGGGCCTGCCGGAGGCGGACGATGCGGCCCTGGTGCACCTGCGCGCCACCGTGGCCCGGGCCGTGTCCGTGGCCTCGCGGGCGCCCCGGGGCGCGGTGCAGCTCAACGTGCCGTTCCGCGAGCCGCTCGCGCCCACGCCGGGCTCCTTCGACGCCAAGCACCTCTCCTCGCTGGCGCGGGAGGGCAGGCCGGGAGCGCCGCTGACCCGCATCGTCCCACCGGCGCGCCAGCCGGACGCGCGGGTGCTGGAGGAGATCCGCGCGCGGGTGGCGGCCACCGAGCGGGGCGTCATCGTCTGCGGACCCCGGGACGAGAACGATGGTTTCGCGGAGGCGATTGCCTCGCTGGCCGAGGCCACCGGCTACCCGGTGCTGGCCGAGGCCACCTCCCAGGCGCGCTACGGCGGCGGCCCGGCCACGGTGTCGCTCTATGACGCGATGCTGCGGCACGAGCCCTTCGCCCGGGCGCACCGGCCGGAGCTGGTGCTGCGCTTCGGCGGAGGCCTGACGCCCAAGGGGCCGCAGGCGTGGATCGACGGCTCGGGCGCGGAGATCGTGGTCTTCAGCGACGAGGGTGGGCTCTTCGATCCAGCGCACCGCGCGTCGCGGGTGGTGGAGGGCTCGTCGGTGGTGGCGTGCGAGGCGCTGAGCCAGGGGCTCTCGAGGGGCCTGGGCCCCTGGGCGCGCAGCTTCCTGTGGGCCGAGCAATGGACGCGGGCGGCGCTGGAGTCGGCGTTCTCGGAGGACCCGGCGCTGACGGAGATGCGCATCGCGCACGACGTGGTGTCGGCGATGCCGGACGGAGCGAACCTCTTCGTGTCCAGCAGCATGCCCATCCGGGACGTGGACGCCTTCGCGCCGTCCATGGGCCGGGGGCTGCGGGTGCTGGCCAACCGGGGCGCCAATGGCATCGACGGCATCGTCTCGAGCGCGCTCGGGGTGGCGGCGGCATCGGGGCGTCCCACGGTGCTGCTGACGGGAGACCTGGCCTTCCTGCACGACGTGGGCGGGCTGCTGACGGCGCGCCGGAGCGGGGTGCCCCTGACGGTGGTGGTGGTGAACAATGACGGAGGAGGCATCTTCTCCTTCCTTCCCATCGCCCAGGCCGAGGGAGTGAAGTCGCATTACGAGCCGCTGTGGGGCACGCCGCACGGGGTGGACCTGTCGCATGCGGCGGCGCTCTACCAGGCCCGCTTCCGGCGTCCGGACTCGCCCGCGTCGTTGCGGTCGGCCGTGGCCGAAGGGCTCAAGGGCGGGGTCCACCTGATTGAAGTCAAGGTGGCGGAGCGGGCGAGGAACGTGGATCTGCACCGGCAACTGTTCGCGAGGATGGCGGCCGCACTGGGAGAAGGCCCATGGCTCTGA
- the menH gene encoding 2-succinyl-6-hydroxy-2,4-cyclohexadiene-1-carboxylate synthase codes for MALKMAYETWGEGPYPLLLVHGFTGNRSAFDHLRPLMSSKVRAIAVDLPGHGDTPLPTKTGRDGFLETIDAVFRVLDEVGEPKANLLGYSQGARFALAAALSRPERFGRLIMESGSPGLHRRQHRTERRVSDAQLAAMLRQKGVPAFMEYWESLPLFAGVRKLPEEQQAALRARRHQCTVEGLVGALECLGLAVQPDYWPELQRQRLPTLLLTGALDDKYTQLARRMAVDLPVVWRRTFEDCTHAPHLEVPEEYAREVISFLQTPWYESPEFENATPDAVPDKSAAGGNG; via the coding sequence ATGGCTCTGAAGATGGCGTACGAGACGTGGGGAGAGGGTCCATACCCGCTCCTCCTCGTGCATGGCTTCACGGGGAACCGGTCGGCGTTCGATCACCTGCGTCCGCTGATGAGCAGCAAGGTGCGCGCCATCGCGGTGGATCTGCCGGGACATGGGGACACGCCGCTGCCCACGAAGACGGGACGCGACGGCTTCCTGGAGACGATCGACGCGGTGTTCCGGGTGCTGGACGAGGTGGGGGAGCCGAAGGCGAACCTGCTGGGGTACTCGCAGGGAGCGCGCTTCGCGCTGGCGGCGGCGCTGAGCCGGCCCGAGCGCTTCGGGCGGCTCATCATGGAGAGTGGCTCGCCGGGGCTGCACCGGCGCCAGCATCGGACGGAGCGGCGCGTGAGTGACGCGCAGCTGGCGGCGATGCTGCGGCAGAAGGGCGTGCCGGCCTTCATGGAGTACTGGGAGTCGCTGCCGTTGTTCGCGGGGGTGCGCAAGCTGCCGGAGGAGCAGCAGGCGGCGCTCCGGGCGCGGCGCCACCAGTGCACGGTGGAGGGGCTGGTGGGCGCGCTGGAGTGCCTGGGCCTGGCGGTGCAGCCGGACTACTGGCCGGAGCTCCAGCGCCAGCGGCTGCCCACGCTGCTGCTGACGGGGGCGCTGGACGACAAGTACACGCAGCTCGCCCGCCGGATGGCGGTGGATCTGCCGGTGGTGTGGAGGCGCACGTTCGAGGACTGCACCCATGCCCCGCATCTGGAAGTGCCGGAGGAGTACGCCCGGGAGGTGATCTCCTTCCTGCAGACGCCCTGGTACGAGTCCCCCGAGTTCGAGAACGCCACGCCCGACGCCGTGCCCGACAAGAGCGCGGCCGGGGGCAACGGCTAG